The Chryseobacterium geocarposphaerae genome window below encodes:
- a CDS encoding DUF3667 domain-containing protein, whose translation MSHGKTREDKTCLNCGHTVEERYCPHCGQENIEPKQPFHYLFTHFIEDFTHYDGEFWKTIKYLLLKPGKLTKEYLAGKRQLYVAPVKLYIFISFITFFLPPLISSSEEESSELEKKTHIAKEVEKEKAKDEKITQITDNLKQNLSKEQLNKDSLESKQIVKDIKVTEVNGNDIDTDALGETEDGKLSVLGAKNMKQFDSLYSRDKKKNNEITYAFLKPFAKKVFHMQEQGLSSRFIMDKFKETMVHTLPKALFIYLPIFALFLWIFHNKKKWWYFDHGIFTLHYFSFLLLGTLILIFLDRITDLLPDYGALNLLIILINMAAIIYMSIYFFIAHHRVYESSRTMSIFKGVFLFMINFIGIIFMGLLLMYASFMMMH comes from the coding sequence ATGAGCCACGGCAAAACCCGAGAAGACAAAACTTGCCTTAACTGCGGACATACCGTTGAAGAAAGATATTGCCCGCATTGCGGACAGGAAAATATAGAGCCCAAGCAACCTTTTCATTATCTTTTCACCCATTTTATTGAGGATTTCACTCACTATGACGGAGAGTTTTGGAAAACAATAAAATATTTATTATTAAAACCGGGGAAACTAACCAAAGAATACCTAGCTGGAAAACGCCAGCTCTATGTTGCTCCTGTGAAACTATACATTTTCATAAGTTTTATTACTTTTTTTCTCCCTCCTCTGATTTCAAGTTCAGAAGAAGAATCAAGCGAGCTAGAGAAAAAAACACATATTGCCAAGGAAGTTGAAAAAGAAAAAGCCAAAGATGAAAAAATTACCCAAATCACAGATAATTTAAAACAAAACCTATCTAAAGAACAGCTCAATAAAGACTCATTAGAATCCAAACAGATTGTTAAAGATATCAAAGTAACAGAAGTCAATGGAAATGATATTGATACAGACGCTTTAGGAGAAACTGAAGATGGGAAGTTAAGTGTTTTAGGAGCAAAAAACATGAAGCAATTTGATTCCCTTTATTCAAGAGACAAGAAGAAGAATAATGAGATAACCTATGCTTTTCTGAAACCATTTGCCAAAAAAGTCTTCCATATGCAGGAGCAAGGTTTAAGCAGCCGCTTTATTATGGATAAGTTTAAGGAAACTATGGTTCACACCCTTCCTAAAGCATTATTCATTTATCTCCCTATTTTTGCTTTATTCCTTTGGATCTTTCATAATAAAAAGAAATGGTGGTATTTTGACCATGGAATTTTCACCCTTCACTATTTCTCATTCCTATTATTAGGAACCCTTATTTTAATATTTCTTGATAGAATTACAGATCTTTTACCAGATTACGGCGCTTTAAATTTATTAATCATCCTTATTAATATGGCAGCCATCATTTATATGTCTATCTATTTCTTTATAGCTCATCACAGGGTCTATGAAAGTTCCCGAACAATGAGTATTTTCAAAGGAGTATTTTTATTTATGATCAATTTTATTGGGATAATCTTTATGGGACTGTTATTAATGTATGCAAGTTTTATGATGATGCATTAA
- a CDS encoding methylmalonyl-CoA mutase family protein encodes METQKYTPKNKVRIVTAASLFDGHDAAINIMRRVIQGTGCEVIHLGHDKSAEEVVNTAIQEDANAIALTSYQGGHNEYFKYIYDLLREKNSPQIKIFGGGGGVILPEEIKDLMSYGIDRIYSPDDGRELGLQGMIDDLVQRSDFATGKDVTTNDLDSINFENPTSIAKIISAVENFSEEKPELVEAIDEKSKDLNIPIIGITGTGGAGKSSLTDELVRRFLRSNTDKKIAIISIDPSKKKTGGALLGDRIRMNAINDPRVYMRSMATRENNVSVSPFIHSALNVLKLAHPDVIILETSGIGQSGSEVSDFADVSMYVMTPEYGASTQLEKIDMLDYADLVALNKSDKRGALDALQAVRKQFQRNHLLWEQPLDEMPVYATKASQFNDHGTTELYNRLVSKVNDKFTDLNLKTFVEQEVTDEVTIIPPKRVRYLSEIVENNKQYDANIEKQAELARKMYHIDGVKNIISNETLDAEYQKAEKELQQENIDFLKTWDDTKKAFHAEFYSYFVRGKEIKVETSTESLSHLRIPKIALPKYNDWGDLIKWKGQENLPGSFPYTAGIYPFKRTGEDPTRMFAGEGGPERTNRRFHYVSAEMPAKRLSTAFDSVTLYGQDPALPPDIYGKIGNAGVSIATLDDAKKLYSGFDLVNALTSVSMTINGPAPMLLAFFMNAAIDQNVEKYIAENNLEAKVEAKLKEKFDDKGLARPKYNGELPPSNNGLGLKLLGITGDEIIPADVYAEIKAKTIATVRGTVQADILKEDQAQNTCIFSTEFALRLMGDVQEYFIKEKVRNFYSVSISGYHIAEAGANPVSQLAFTLANGFTYVEYYLSRGMDINDFAPNLSFFFSNGIDPEYSVIGRVARRIWAKAMKLKYGADERSQMLKYHIQTSGRSLHAQEIDFNDIRTTLQALYAIYDNCNSLHTNAYDEAITTPTEQSVRRAMAIQLIINKELGLAKNENPLQGSFIIEELTDLVEEAVYAEFDRITERGGVLGAMETMYQRSKIQEESMHYEWLKHTGEYPIIGVNTFLGKDGSPTVRPGEVIRSTEEEKQFQIEMLHNFQKSNEDRSAKALKTLQHAAINQQNLFEVMMDAVKYCSLGQITNALFEVGGKYRRNM; translated from the coding sequence ATGGAAACCCAAAAATATACTCCAAAAAATAAAGTAAGAATCGTAACAGCTGCATCGTTATTCGATGGTCATGATGCTGCGATCAATATCATGCGTCGTGTGATTCAGGGAACGGGATGTGAAGTAATCCACCTTGGACACGACAAATCTGCAGAGGAAGTTGTTAACACAGCGATTCAGGAAGACGCCAATGCGATTGCTTTAACTTCTTATCAAGGCGGTCACAATGAATATTTCAAATACATCTACGATCTTTTAAGAGAAAAAAATTCTCCGCAAATCAAAATTTTCGGTGGCGGTGGCGGTGTGATCCTGCCCGAAGAAATTAAAGATTTGATGTCTTACGGAATCGACCGAATTTATTCTCCGGACGACGGTCGTGAACTTGGGTTACAAGGAATGATTGATGATTTGGTTCAGAGATCGGACTTCGCAACAGGAAAAGACGTTACGACAAATGATTTGGATTCAATCAACTTTGAAAATCCTACAAGCATTGCAAAAATCATTTCAGCGGTTGAAAACTTTTCAGAAGAAAAACCTGAATTAGTTGAAGCAATCGATGAAAAATCAAAAGATTTAAACATTCCTATTATAGGTATTACAGGTACTGGTGGAGCGGGAAAATCTTCATTAACAGACGAATTAGTAAGACGTTTCCTACGTTCCAATACAGATAAAAAAATTGCCATTATCTCCATTGACCCTTCGAAAAAGAAAACGGGAGGAGCGCTTTTGGGTGACAGAATACGTATGAACGCAATCAACGATCCTAGAGTTTATATGCGCTCAATGGCGACAAGAGAAAACAACGTTTCCGTTTCTCCGTTCATTCATTCTGCTTTGAATGTGTTGAAATTAGCTCATCCTGATGTTATCATTCTGGAAACTTCGGGTATCGGACAATCCGGTTCGGAAGTTTCTGATTTTGCCGATGTTTCGATGTACGTAATGACTCCTGAATACGGAGCTTCTACACAGCTGGAAAAAATCGATATGTTGGATTATGCGGATTTGGTTGCTTTAAATAAATCCGATAAAAGAGGAGCTCTTGATGCGCTTCAAGCCGTAAGAAAACAATTCCAGAGAAACCATTTGCTATGGGAGCAACCATTGGATGAAATGCCAGTGTATGCAACAAAAGCATCACAGTTTAACGATCACGGAACAACTGAATTGTACAACAGATTGGTTTCTAAAGTGAATGATAAATTTACTGATTTAAACTTAAAAACATTTGTTGAGCAGGAAGTTACAGACGAAGTAACGATCATTCCTCCGAAAAGAGTCCGTTACCTTTCTGAAATCGTTGAAAACAATAAACAATATGACGCTAACATTGAAAAACAGGCTGAACTGGCGAGAAAAATGTATCATATTGACGGCGTTAAAAATATCATTTCCAACGAAACTTTAGACGCTGAATATCAAAAAGCTGAAAAAGAATTGCAGCAGGAAAATATCGACTTCCTGAAAACCTGGGATGATACGAAAAAAGCTTTCCACGCTGAGTTTTACTCCTACTTCGTAAGAGGAAAAGAAATTAAGGTTGAAACCTCAACAGAATCTTTGTCTCATTTAAGAATTCCAAAAATTGCGTTACCAAAATACAACGACTGGGGCGATTTAATTAAATGGAAAGGTCAGGAAAATCTTCCGGGAAGCTTCCCTTACACCGCAGGAATTTATCCATTCAAAAGAACCGGAGAAGATCCAACGAGAATGTTCGCCGGAGAAGGAGGTCCGGAAAGAACCAACAGAAGATTCCACTATGTTTCTGCGGAAATGCCTGCAAAACGTTTATCAACAGCTTTCGACTCGGTAACTCTTTATGGACAAGATCCAGCTTTACCGCCGGATATTTACGGTAAAATCGGAAATGCGGGAGTTTCAATTGCAACTTTAGATGATGCTAAAAAACTATATTCAGGTTTTGATTTGGTAAATGCATTGACATCCGTTTCAATGACCATCAATGGGCCTGCACCGATGTTGTTGGCTTTCTTTATGAATGCAGCCATCGACCAAAATGTTGAAAAATATATTGCAGAAAATAATTTGGAGGCTAAGGTTGAGGCTAAGCTTAAGGAAAAGTTTGATGATAAAGGCTTAGCAAGGCCAAAATATAACGGAGAATTGCCTCCTTCCAATAACGGTTTAGGTTTAAAGCTATTAGGAATTACAGGTGACGAAATTATCCCTGCCGATGTTTATGCTGAAATTAAAGCTAAAACCATCGCAACCGTTCGTGGAACGGTTCAGGCAGATATTCTAAAAGAAGATCAGGCTCAGAACACCTGTATTTTCTCTACTGAATTTGCCTTGAGATTAATGGGTGACGTTCAGGAATATTTCATTAAAGAAAAAGTAAGAAACTTTTACTCTGTTTCTATTTCCGGATATCACATTGCAGAAGCTGGCGCAAATCCAGTTTCCCAGTTGGCATTTACGTTGGCAAACGGTTTCACATATGTGGAATATTACCTGTCAAGAGGAATGGACATCAATGATTTTGCACCGAATTTATCGTTCTTTTTCTCCAACGGTATCGACCCTGAATATTCAGTAATCGGACGTGTCGCAAGAAGAATCTGGGCAAAAGCCATGAAACTGAAATACGGAGCTGACGAAAGAAGCCAGATGTTGAAATATCACATTCAGACTTCGGGACGTTCGCTTCACGCTCAGGAAATTGATTTTAATGATATCAGAACAACTTTACAGGCGCTTTATGCAATCTACGATAACTGTAATTCATTGCACACGAATGCTTATGATGAAGCCATCACGACGCCAACTGAGCAATCGGTAAGAAGAGCAATGGCAATTCAGCTGATTATCAATAAAGAACTAGGATTAGCGAAAAACGAAAATCCGCTTCAGGGTTCATTTATTATTGAAGAATTGACGGATTTGGTGGAAGAAGCGGTTTATGCAGAATTCGACAGAATCACAGAAAGAGGTGGTGTTTTGGGTGCAATGGAAACCATGTATCAACGTTCAAAAATTCAGGAAGAATCAATGCATTACGAATGGTTAAAACATACCGGAGAATATCCAATCATCGGGGTAAATACTTTCTTAGGAAAAGACGGTTCACCAACGGTTCGTCCGGGAGAAGTGATTCGTTCGACAGAGGAAGAAAAGCAATTCCAAATCGAAATGCTTCATAATTTCCAGAAGTCTAATGAAGATAGATCTGCAAAAGCTCTGAAAACTTTACAGCACGCTGCCATCAATCAGCAAAACCTATTCGAAGTGATGATGGATGCCGTGAAATATTGTTCATTAGGACAGATTACCAACGCTTTATTTGAAGTGGGCGGTAAGTACAGAAGAAATATGTAA
- a CDS encoding Dph6-related ATP pyrophosphatase has protein sequence MNPKAIFNWSSGKDSALALYKTLKEDRFEVTSLLTSINKESQRISMHGVHVSLLEKQAESLGFPLIKMELPKEPSMEEYREIMSKTTGTIQSQGITHSIFGDIFLEDLRKYREDQLKTIGMNGVFPLWKIDTTNLIHEFLDLGFKTIVTCVNETYLDKSFAGRIIDHDFIKDLPENVDPCGENGEFHTFTFDGPIFKNPVDFEVGEIVKKTYPKPKTNEIDQEGEYVFWFCDLISK, from the coding sequence ATGAACCCCAAAGCCATCTTCAATTGGAGCAGCGGAAAAGATTCTGCTCTTGCATTATACAAAACTTTAAAAGAAGACCGATTTGAAGTCACATCCTTGTTAACAAGTATCAATAAAGAGTCCCAAAGAATTTCTATGCATGGTGTTCATGTTTCATTACTGGAAAAACAAGCTGAAAGTCTCGGGTTTCCTTTAATTAAAATGGAGCTTCCGAAAGAACCTTCTATGGAAGAATACCGTGAGATTATGAGTAAAACTACGGGTACAATACAATCTCAGGGGATTACTCATTCTATTTTCGGGGATATTTTTCTGGAAGATTTAAGAAAATACCGTGAAGACCAATTAAAGACTATCGGAATGAATGGAGTTTTTCCTTTATGGAAAATTGATACAACCAACCTCATCCATGAATTTTTAGATTTAGGCTTTAAAACCATTGTTACCTGCGTGAACGAAACCTATTTGGATAAAAGCTTCGCTGGAAGAATTATTGATCATGATTTCATCAAAGACCTGCCTGAAAATGTAGATCCTTGTGGCGAAAACGGAGAATTTCACACCTTTACTTTTGACGGTCCTATTTTTAAAAATCCCGTTGATTTTGAAGTGGGAGAAATCGTTAAAAAAACTTATCCTAAGCCCAAAACAAATGAAATCGATCAAGAAGGAGAGTATGTTTTCTGGTTTTGTGATTTGATTTCAAAATAA